One window of the Gambusia affinis linkage group LG01, SWU_Gaff_1.0, whole genome shotgun sequence genome contains the following:
- the plagl2 gene encoding zinc finger protein PLAGL2 codes for MAAAAADASHCITALTPEEEGRRTAAKLFGSAAPLPRTERERDRGKEREEEGEQVGRASGNECLVCGALFVTQEKLRLHTSSHTGEKPFHCSQPHCPKAFSSKYKLFRHMATHSPQKTHQCSFCEKMFHRKDHLKNHLQTHDPNKEAFKCEECGKHYNTKLGYKRHVAMHSATAGDLTCKVCMQNYESTPVLLEHLKSHSGKSSGGAKEKKHPCDHCDRRFYTRKDVRRHMVVHTGRKDFLCQYCAQRFGRKDHLTRHVKKSHSQELLKIKTEPPDMLGLLTTGSPPCSVKEELSPMMCGMGPNKDPMMGKSFPSGAPFPMSMYNPHHLQAMSNSGVGPPHPSLMPNSLSAAMSMGCHMESTASIHPHSHHHHHHHHHHHHHHSPPTPPHHQPAAPQQQHQPQSAPKYQLGSTSYLLDKPLKVEMESFLMDLQSGLPGPVPSAEPHAAASPPKDGLEPTSGLADDLCGDPLLSKSPAVIAESLCAANMDFSHLLGFLPLNLPPYSAPMSTGGLVMGYTSSVTSSTSSSSSSSLHAAEPHAAAVAAAAAAVATAPLTSLQPQPQEQQSSSGGLGLGSLHPLPPVFSSSLSNTTLPRFHQAFQ; via the exons ATGGCAGCTGCTGCCGCCGATGCCTCACACTGTATTACCGCACTGACGCCGGAGGAAGAGGGACGACGCACTGCCGCCAAGCTGTTTGGGAGCGCCGCCCCGCTGCCACGGACGGAGAGAGAGCGAGATCGGGGGAAAGAGAgggaagaggaaggagagcaGGTAGGAAGAGCAAGTGGGAACGAGTGCCTGGTGTGCGGGGCCCTGTTTGTCACACAGGAGAAGCTCCGGCTCCACACTTCGAGTCACACCGGAGAGAAGCCTTTCCACTGCTCACAGCCACACTGTCCCAAGGCCTTCAGCTCCAAGTACAAACTCTTCAG GCATATGGCCACACACTCTCCGCAGAAGACCCATCAGTGTTcgttttgtgaaaaaatgttccACCGCAAAGACCACCTGAAGAACCACCTGCAGACCCATGACCCCAACAAAGAGGCCTTCAAGTGTGAGGAGTGTGGGAAGCACTACAATACCAAGCTGGGATACAAGCGCCATGTGGCCATGCACTCGGCTACTGCAGGGGATTTAACCTGCAAAGTGTGCATGCAGAATTACGAAAGCACACCTGTTCTCCTGGAGCACCTGAAGAGCCACTCGGGGAAGTCTTCCGGTGGTGCCAAGGAGAAAAAACACCCCTGCGACCACTGTGACCGACGTTTCTACACCAGGAAAGATGTGAGACGACACATGGTGGTCCATACAGGGCGAAAAGACTTTCTGTGCCAGTACTGTGCCCAGCGCTTTGGCAGGAAAGACCATCTGACACGGCATGTGAAGAAGAGCCACTCACAGGAGCTGCTGAAGATTAAGACGGAGCCTCCGGATATGCTAGGCCTGTTGACGACAGGATCTCCACCGTGCTCAGTAAAGGAGGAACTCAGCCCTATGATGTGCGGCATGGGGCCCAACAAAGACCCCATGATGGGAAAATCATTCCCTAGCGGGGCACCGTTTCCCATGAGCATGTATAACCCTCACCATCTCCAGGCCATGTCTAATTCTGGTGTGGGTCCTCCACATCCTTCCCTAATGCCCAATTCCTTGTCTGCAGCTATGAGCATGGGCTGTCATATGGAATCCACCGCATCTATTCATCCACACtcccatcaccaccaccaccaccaccaccatcaccatcatcaccattcCCCTCCAACGCCCCCGCATCACCAGCCTGCGGCtccccagcagcagcaccagcccCAGTCGGCACCCAAATACCAGCTGGGATCTACCTCATACCTGCTGGACAAGCCCTTGAAAGTAGAGATGGAGAGTTTTCTCATGGATCTGCAGAGTGGTCTACCAGGCCCGGTTCCCTCTGCAGAGCCCCATGCTGCTGCCTCACCCCCCAAGGACGGATTGGAGCCCACTTCAGGCTTGGCCGATGACCTTTGCGGGGATCCCCTCCTGTCCAAGAGCCCTGCAGTGATCGCTGAGTCTCTGTGTGCTGCTAACATGGATTTTTCCCACCTGCTGGGTTTCCTGCCCCTAAACCTTCCTCCCTACAGTGCCCCCATGAGCACAGGAGGACTGGTTATGGGGTACACCTCATCTGTGACCTCCTccacttcttcctcttcctcttcatctctgCACGCCGCCGAGCCCCATGCCGCTGCAGTTGCCGCGGCAGCAGCCGCCGTCGCCACGGCACCTCTTACCTCTTTGCAACCGCAACCTCAGGAGCAGCAGAGCTCCAGCGGGGGTCTAGGCCTTGGATCCCTGCACCCCCTTCCTCCAGTGTTCAGCTCCAGCCTTAGTAACACCACGTTGCCTCGCTTTCACCAGGCCTTTCAGTGA